DNA from Quercus lobata isolate SW786 chromosome 1, ValleyOak3.0 Primary Assembly, whole genome shotgun sequence:
ttagaCTTGTAAATGCTTGGGTTTTGTTATGGGATGTGTTTAGATGAAAGCCTAATGTCCTAGGAGGGGTAGAAACATGTTTAGGATGAGTTTTGATTCATGGTAGGCCAAAATTGTCGAAGAACCCGTTCTGTTTGTGTTCATGCATACGCACCCACTCTTCATGTGTATTCGTTCGTGTTCATTAGTTCATATAAACGCATGCCCcataaacttcatttttttttctagcttgattttttttttttttcactttatttttctcatccaaCATGATTCTTATGCTCCTGTTCCTGTCTTTTATAGGTTTTACCTCATTTCATGAGTAGGGGTAGTGCCAGTCATCTCTTTGCATGGTACAGGGCCCTGACAAAAGATACAAAGGCCTTGGTGAGTGCGGTTGGTTTTGAGCCCATCATGCGTTTGCTTCTGGAAAGTTCCACCAGCGGCATTCTGGTGCAGGCGCTTACTGATAGTTGATGGGATACTACTCACACCTTTCACATTGCTGGGAGGGAGATAACAGTGACTCCTCACGATTTCCACCAGATGACCAATTTGAGATTCGATGGCCCCATTATCAACTTAGAGAATGAGTTAGGCATTCAGCTAGGCATCAACCTACTAGGGTGGAAGTACTTGAGTAAGCACATCCGCTATTTCGACTTGGAGAGGGATTATATGCCTCTTTCTTAGGCGATGCCTAATGATTGGGCCCAGATGGCCAGGGCATTCTTACTGTACTTGTTGGGGGCATACAGTGTTTTTAAGGTTGCTTGCTCTCTTTCACAACTTCGAGCATATGTGGGAGGTGAACTGAGGTCAGGCTTGTCTTGCCTACCTTTATTCGGTCATGGACACACTTAGTCGGGGGACTCTGCCCTAGCCAGCGAGGCCTTGGAAGCTCCTTGAGGTtagaccttttttcttttcttacatgGTTTCACAAATTGTACTTCGTACTTTTGCAAACTGTATTTATTCATATGCCATTTAGGTTTACAAAACTACATTTCATGCTCTTGTAAACTGTATACGTGCTCTTTTCTTGCAAACTATCATCTTGCAAACTGTAATCGTATTCTTGCAAGCTGTACTGTGTTCTTCCCTTGCAAACTATTATCTTGCAGACTGTACAGTATTCTTTTCTTGCAAACTATCATCTTGTAAACATTCTTTTCTTGCAAACTGTCATTTTTCTATTCTTGCAGCATTGGGCCGTGAGCTATGGACTTGTTGCTCGTGGTCCAGATGTGGACCTAAAGGATTTCCCTTTAGTCTAGGCTTATCTCAACAACCTCTCATTTGAAGAAGTGAGTGAAATTCTTCATTCCCAGCTGTCCTTGCATGTTTCAAAGGTTTTCTTTCTAATCATGAGTGTTTTTGGCAGATTGCTTAGGGACCTTGGGTGGGTATTCCTCCCGTTACTGACTAGGGGCTAGAGGTAGCCGCCATTATCTCTTCCGGGACCACTCGACCCTTGGAGGGTGTAGGCTTGAGGGTTCTATACTTAGCTGAGTGAGCTTCTTGCCAGCTGATGGGTGAGGATATGCCTCAGGTTTCGATGGATCCTCCTCCATTCATGCTTGCCCTACTTTTGATGACCGATGCTAAGTGGGTGCAAATGAGAGTATGCCCCAGCTTAGTGGACTGTGGTGGAGAAAAGTGAAGTcaccacctagattaggtctaggaaccatattaGGCCTTTTGGGCCAATCACTTACATACATGGGTCCACATACTAGATTATGGGTTCAGAGTTTGGGTATggcttgggaaggtgttaggcatccaAGACAGCCCGGCTTGTGGGCCGGCCTCCATTATGTGTTGCTAGGccatatttaattaaagagttTATTGAAGAGAGCTCTAATCCTTAACctaaacatacatcatgcacttaAGGAAAATAGAACACACAGAATGTTAAAGATTAAATCACAATATATATCCAAGGGTAGCAATCACATCACaaaacaacaacatcaacaagGCATTAATCAAGTATattcatcatgttcatcaatCAAGAAAGTTTTTCATGTTCATCAACCAAgtcaaatgcatgttcatataaTTATGcgtgacttacctcacttacctcGCTGCACCATAACACCTcaacacctatgcatcaatgcatgttcaaaTTTCCATGAATGTTCATGTGATTCATCAAAGCATAAACCCTAATCATCAGTCTATCAATTCAAGCATGTGAAACATGTTATTATTGAAAGCtcaattagtgtgaaaacactaatACTTGTTTAGAGCCCTAATTTTAAATTACGGCTtaattgattttactctaacttatctaaacAAGAGTAAGGCACATGCAATAAACCGGtaacactactctaagccataagtAAGTACAATGAGCAATAAATGTAAAgtttaaagagtagggaagagagatgcaaaaaCAAGATAACACTGAGACGTGTTATTGAAATGGAAACCAAAAtgctcggtgaaaaacctctccgcggCCCTCCAAGCCGAAATCGATCCATTAGTGAATAAGTTAAAGTACacgaatatcaaaaagaccctccaagcctaatctacccaatgtattTGAGCCCTTAAACTCTtactaccaacggacttctcggagtcttgtcttcactagctttccggatcccaCAATTccacccgattgcatccgccactTAATGTCTTCTTTCAATGCTTTCCAAAggcaccaaaacttctctcaacactTAGGATGGGTGAGGTAAGTGTTTGAGCTAAGAATCTCTCAAGGATGTATAGATGGGAGGTGAGAGTAGATGGAAACTTTAGAAAAATgatgtagaggattgtgggtaaaacaatctctaactctcaagtgtttggctagggtttctctctcaaaattttctttagaaaataCTCCTTCTTATGTTTACATAGTGTTAGTAAAGAATGGTAAAAGTCACACTCCAAAAAGTAATAGGCAATGGGTTTCGCGGGTCACTCGCGACTTGGCCTAAGTCGCGAGTCAGTCGTGAAAACTAGCCTATCAAAGACTTTTCAAattccagcatgtgcttctcacataGCTTGTTTCGCGAGTCATTAGTCACGAGTCCAGTCGCAAAAACCACTTCTTCATAGATTCCTCACCAAattctcacacacaacccttacattaaatcccacaaaaatatagggaaatgattgaacaaaattacaatagaatttaacacaaaattaaagccaacataaaatatagttgtaaatcacaactttacaattcTACTAACCCTAGACCTAAACATGTGAAAGCTAGACTCAACAAGACCTAAAAGAGGATTAAACCTAattaaaacacacaaaatagCAAGAACTCTAAATCAGTGTTTTTGGGCAAAAGTATGCATGCGCATACATGaagtatgcatatgcatatatAAAGCATGCCCACGCATACATGCCCAGAAACATAATTTTAAAGCAGTAACAAaacaataatcaaacaaaacctagCATGCTTCTAATATCCAATTCAACCGTTCATTCAAAGCATGATAagacacaacaaaacaaaatcaaacaaagcaaaacatatttctaagcatgtataacaaataaaaaaaaaaaattaagagccATGTGAATCCTATGTAGCAAAGTAAGAAATCATGGCAAAGAGGCTCACCTTGCTTTAGAATCACAGATTTGAGATTGTTTAACCGAACCCTCAGTGCCTAGAACACAAAGATTAGATTGGGGACAAGAATAATCAAAAGAACACAATATTAgttagtaatcacaactcaagaacaaaagaTTTTGATACAGGTTTTGAGAAATCAATTTAGAAAAATAGTTTCTACCTTAGAACTAACTAAagagaggtttttaatttgtaaaaaatgtgCTAAGTTGCTTCCCTAGggttttaaaaagagaaaatagggttttagagaagatggaggccaaaaaataactctctctagctagggttttgattAGAGACATAAGATGAgtttttatatgttaaaattaGGGGTTTTGGGGCTTTTTAATGATCTTTGGACATTCTCAAGGGTCCATGGGCCGGCCCACATCAAAACATGATGTTTTGGGCctttaaaatgaagttttaaaacctagaaaattagAATGCCCCGTTAGCCTAGAAAATCGAAGGCTAAAGGGAAGATAATTAGGTCACTTACAACTAGGTGGGCTATGATTCTAATCGAGGGTCTAAATGGACCCCATAGTGGATTGGTAGCAAACTTTTAACGTACTCAAGGCTCATTATAGGCGATGGCACCGATTGTGAGTTGGTAGGATGAGCTTTGGAAAATTTGGGCTTGAATGGAGCCTTCTATCTTCCCACTCATTACTAACAAAGGTTAAGGGACAAAAGAACTAGTGATGTGTGTGCAAAATGAgtattaaaaaagtttttattaaagTTACGAAAAAAGACATATAGGAATTAAACTCATTATCCCAGCGGAGTCGCCATTGTAGGCGCAAAGGAAAAGAAGTGTCggagtcaccacctagttaTATGAtctaggaaccatgaatatagcaTCCTTTTGAGGAAGGACCTTTGgtcttactaccagagtatgggttcagagtttaggtatgCTTTtgggaaagtgttaggcacccaagatcacccaaccctaaggttggtctcccatcattgtgtcttacgtcCTAACCTTATTAAAAACATGTTCAACACTTGCATCTATACtaacacacacactagcatacatctaagcatacaatcATGGCATCATTCATCCTAAAACACATATCCATCCTTAAAGCAATAGAGAGCCAAacccaaacacaaataagaaaccctagcatacatctaacaTGTGAACATCCTATCATACATCTCAAGGCAAAGTAGCAAACCAAGCATGGCAGCAAGCATATCATATCATGAATCAAAACAAGGCATCAACTTTATACACATATATCAAGAGAGGATTAAACAATCaacatgcatgttcatgtgaatgcaaGACTTACCTTACTTACCTCGCAGCACCTCAGCACCTATGGGATCATAAATgggcatgtgaatgcatgttcatggtatcgaagtaagaaacaagcataaaaaccctaatctaaacatGTGATAATATACAAACATGTCAAAAGATAAACACACAGTTATGGGACTTAAAATATATGAGAAAGAGGCTACACAAAACAAACACATGaaagtagaaacaaaacaaacaaaaattaaggcTTCTGGGTAACGGTATCATGCATGCTAGAATAGGTTTGCGTACACATGATTTCAGCCTACATGCGTAGGCTAGATCATGTGTACGCAGATCCTTACCTAGGAAACCTACTTAACACGAAACAGAgcaaaaaccaataaaataaagacaaaagcTCAAGAAAAACGTAAATCTAGTAACCTAACATgctaaaaaaacataaagaaaaaacctaaaactaacctaaacaaacatacataaacataaattaaacaaagaaacagaTTAAAggcagaaaaggaaaaagaaaagttcaaaagaataccttaaaacaaaagctcctaggcttgattttttaCTGTTCCCTTCAATTGAATCtatcacaattcaataaaatagtgattagtaatcttaaactcaaaggattGGGGCCAAAAAAGGtcttaatcaaataaaaaagacttgagtgtgttttgtgaaaaaaaatcccttttgattcacttttttctagtgaatcttaggttatTCCCATgagatttttgtgtgttttgaaaatgtaccatgtaaggctttttatagttgaaaaaaGGGGTTTGGAACGGCTCCTAGACGAAGTGCCTTAgccattattgcagaaaactttATTGCAGAAAACGCAAGAATGTGCCTGCATACACATGCTTTAGCTCACGTACACAAGCTGCGACTCATGTACGTAGGGCGAAGGCcattttggttatttaattttccaaaaatagatttttgctcatttaaaaggttatattttccattttaacactcttcaagtcaatttaatatctGATTGGGCTCTAAATTGGCTTTGGGCTTTAGAATTTGAGCATCATTAGGGAATGGGGGCTCGAGTCATAAGAGGTACAAAAAACAGTGTCTACATCAGGGTACACGAGCAGTGAGTTCTCTTTATCCTTATCCCTTGcactttcttcttttcatttctttctcctTTGCATTTCTTAGACTTGTCTTaacattgttttcttttcaaattcaaCCTACTATAGCAGAGCATGAGGAGCTCCTTTGGCTTGTTAGGAACCTCAAGTTGGAGGTGACAAAGTATTCTAGACAGATCTACAGGCCTGGTGGGTATGCTTATcctgatgatgatggtgatgatgatgacgatgaccTAGAGGCAACCCAAAGCTCTCAGCCAAGGAAAAGGCACTACTGGCGGTGATCCTACTGATAGACATACAGACATACATACTTTTTctagtttcttttctttttccttttttagctttatcttctacacttttattttatttgagacaTTGGGTAGTATTTAAGAACATCTTTcgatttttacttttattttaggATATGTACTTATTTACAACTTATGGGATATTTGGATATGTATGcatcttatatttatttttcttttccttttatttcttgcTTTGGTTAATGAAAATCCAGGCTCAAATCTGTCTTGAGTAATCCTTTGAGCCATAGGAATCATGAGAGAAGCCTTGGTATGAAGATCACACTCCAAATAGGAAAGGGAATCCGAAACCCTAGTGACCTTGCATACTCATATGCGCATGTACGTACGCAAGCTTTGACCATGCGTACGCATCCAGGACCATGCACACGCATGCCGCTAGGCAGAAAAACCCTAGTTAACTTTTTTCACTATAAAATAGCCGTGAAAGGCTTCCAAACCTTCATAAAACATGTTTTAAGCTCAAGAACCATTCTGTAAGGTTCCCAATGACATAATTCACTTCTTTGAAGGTCTCTATGTGGATTAACAAGCTTAATCTCAATTTCAAGGATGCTTTCATCCCTCTTAGTCTCTCttgtatttctttctttcatcaaattaaaGTGGATGAGCCTCTTTTGCGTGCTACCACTGAATTTTGGATCCCTACTCGGCATGTCTTTCAATTCAATGGTGTGGAATTATGCCCCACTCTTGAGGAATTTGGTGCAATCATAGGTGAACAGTGCTATCATTCTCCTTACTCTCGATGAAGATCTTTCTGACCTAGCTCATCAAATTTTGGGGGTTCCCCTAGTGATAGCCATGGCAAAGAGATGGTGCAAGTCCATCAAGTTGAATATCTTCATTATTTTCAAGAACTTTCTAAGAAGAATGTTCCATTAGCTAGAATGAAGCGTTCTTATCATCTCAACGCTTTTTGCCTTTGCATTCTTGCAAGGTTCTTCTTGGTGCATGAAACACCTTGAGTGGATCCTGGAATTCTTAATGTGGTCAAACATCGAGGGAGTGGGAGCCAAATTGCCATTATCTTGGTTGAAACCCTTAATGGTTTGGATGTTGTTCATAGGGAGGAAGCAACATTCTTTTTGAGGAGTCCTCTCCTTCTTCATGTATGATCCCTAATTTTTGCCTAATTTTCTCAATCTAGCAGGATTCCTCTAATTTTGCATGGATTGCCTTTCAGTTTTCAACCCATCAAGGCTTcttatgtatattctttgaatatatctctttctctttttctatttttatctcTCCGTTTTCCATTCAACACTCAtgctttatttttctctccctcaaaTATGGTTGTACAAGAAACTCAAGTTGATTCATCCTCCACTTGTTCCATTTAATTGGTATAAACCAGAGCGCTACAGTGATCGCAAGCTTAAAGACAAAGATATCGATCCTGTCAAGCTCATTGAACTTTTGAAGCATCTTACTTTTGCAGATATTCAATGAGTGGTAGAATGGTGGCGCATCAAGGCCATGTATAGCTATGGCTTTAAGGAAAACTGTGTACCTTTGATTAGGCTTCGTCGTTGCTCTTATTATCCTACATGTCATATCACACAACAATTAGGTGACTGTCAAGGGGTAACTTGTGGCAATGGTTCTTACCATACCCTAGCATTCACTAAGAGAATCTTGGGTAGAATTCAAGAGATTTGGTCTCAAAAGGCAATGAATAGGGACATCCCCTTTCCTCAATTTCTCCATCCAACTTTGGGATACAAGGATTGATTATCCattgatatgagagtagtccatAAGGAAGACAATGATCAAAAGAAGTCCAATAAAAGGAAGAGGATACCTTGATATgccccaaattttattttttttgcactttatgaTTCCATGTCTTTTCATTTGAGTTAATAAAGAATTGGAATGTTCCAAATCTCCAATTCAAcaatttatcatcttttaatttgagcaaagagaaaataaacctttttatttatttttttatttttttattttttttatctttgcttattgtctttatttttcttttcttttttttgtgcaatGTAATTTTTGCCCATGACGTCCTTATGGGAATTTTCGCCATGCCCATGGTCTTTtcccctaacttttgcctaggtcTCCCTTTCGGGGTTTCAACCTAGCGGGGTTTTTTTgccctaatttttgcctaggccacccttccctttttttttttttttttttttaaaggtaataTTTCAAAGGTAATATTTCTAGAGCTTGTCCATGTTGATTGGGTAGAGCATCTCTTCTCCATCCAAATCTCTAATTCTTGTAATGCCTCCTGACATGATCCTCTTGATAACAAAAGGCCTAGACCATCTTGGCTTCATCTTTCCTCTTGGATCAAAAGTTTCATCTCTAAGTACCTTTAGGACTAGATCTCATTTCTTAAGGTTTCTAGCTTTCACCTTCTTGTTGAATGCTCTAACAATTCTTTTTTGGTAACCTTGTGCATGGTATTGGGTTATCATCCTATTTTCACCTATCGAGGCTAACTGTTCATATCTTTCTCTCATCCAATCCTCTTCTAGACCTTGGTTTCCACTTTAGTAGGAAGCACCACTTCACTCTCATAAACCAAAGAGTAAGGAGTTGCCCCAATTGATGCACAGATAGAAGTCCTATAACCCCATAAAGCAAACGGAAGCTACTCAGCTCAATCTTTGTATGTCACTGCCATTTTGGTTAGGATGTTCTTGATATTCTTGTTGGCTGCTTTTACGGCCCTATTAGTCTGTGGTCGGTATGGTGAAGACATGTAATGCTCAATGTTGTACAACTTCGTAATCCTTCGAACTTCTCCCTCAAAGTGGGAACCATTGTTAGAGATGATCTCTTGTGGTACTCCAAACCGGCAAATGATATTATTCTCTATAAATCGTGGCACATATTTGGCCTTCAATATGGAATAAGAAGCTACCTCTACCTGCTTGGCGAAGTAGTCAATCACATCTAGGATGTAATTGTGCCCATTTGAGGTGAGCTATCCTTCCAATCACATCTATGCCCCACGGAGAACTCATACTGTATAACTTACTAGGGGGTTCATGGTTCAAGTTGGCATAGGTTTAGTAGTTATGGCAACTTTTCACAAAGTCCACATAATCAGTTTCCATCGTATTCCAGTAGTATCTCATTCTCAAAATCTTCTTTGCTAACATCAATGTGAGGACCACAAATTCCTTGGTGTACTTCCATGATTCTTTTCGaatctttcttcttcaaaaaacAACGGTGTATCCCATCATAGGATCTCTTATAGAGTTGACCCCCTCATAGGATGTATGACATTGCCATCATCCTAATTGAACAACGTTCTTGCTTTCTGGCACCTTTGGATAAATTCCTAATTCCAAAAATTTCATGATGTCATAAAACCAAGGGACTCCTTCCTCTTCTATGGCCAAGACTGCCAAGCCTTATTTCTCTTTGTGTACCAATTGATATCTTTGCTCGATCTCTAAGGGTCGTGTCCACACTTCTTTGGGTATTTTAACCATAGAAGCCAAAGTAGCCAAAGCATCTACAAAATGATTCTTGAGCTCTAAGGATAATGGTGTATTTTATTCTATCAACGGTTTTTGTCAACTCCTCCAAATATTGTTGGTAAGGCTTTAGATGTTCTTCCTTCACCCTTCACAACTTTTGTGCTTGTATTATGACCAAAGTCAAATCTCCAAAGACTTCAGCTTCCTTTACCCCTAGCTCTTGTAAGGTTTCCATTCTGATGATACAATCTTCATATTCTGCCATGTTGTTGGTTGCTTTGAAGTTCAACTTGATGGCCAAAGGTACATGAGATGCATTGGGGGTAATCAAGAGTACTTCTATTCCAATTCCATATTGGTTCATAACTCCATCAAAATACGTCTTCCATGCCCCTAGTTCGATATCCAAAATGGCTTCATCTAGGAAGTCTTTTCTACCACTTTCTCCTTCTATAAGGTTCTCGACACAAAAATCTAACACGGTGCTCCGTTTGATGGTTTTTATAGCCATATACTTTAAGTCAAATTCTACCAATAGAATCAACCATCTTGACAATCTTCCACCCAAGACAGGCTTCTCAAATAGGTACTTCAATGGATCCATTCTAGCAACTATCCATACTTGGAATGGTAGGATGATATGTCTCAGTTTCTGTATATCCCATACAAGAGTGAAACATGATTTCTCTATGGGTGTGTACCTAGTCTCATAGTCATGGAATCTCTTGCTTAAGTAATACGTGACTCTCTCATTCTTATCATCATCTTCTTTTGCTAACATGCTTCCTACTACATCTTCTATGATTGAAAGGTAGAAGAGCAAAGGTTTCCTAGGTTTTGGAGTTACCAAGATAGGCGGGTGGAGAGGATACTCCTTGATGTTGATACAATACTTTGTCTCCCCTCGATTTGCATGCCAGAccccaaaaatcccaaaatattattttctctccatggggCTGCGAGAACATACAAAATGACGTGGCGCAACCCGTTCGGGCATCAAAGCACCCGAAGTTCCTCTTTcagctaaaatgaccaaaatgcccctagttaACCCCAGGTTTGACCAAAGGTCAAACAAGGTCAAAAccctcacaatttttttttcatagttttacatcaaacccGAGCTTCTTGGAGATTTTTAACAACTTCAATCAAGTTTAACCCGAAGTCGATCCCGAGTGggcctagaaaccctaattttgatctgaCTGTCAAAGTGGGTTGAAACCAATGCCATTgcgaagattatcaaattatcattccaacgactattcatgggtcaaaattgGAGTTAGAACGGTCGAGATGTCATGAAAACTGGGATAACGCACTGATTGATGCCTCGCTAACTTCcgagagccataacttttgatttgACCGTTGGATTTTCAAGATCCATACCTTTTCAGAAACAGGAATTCAAGACCTTTCTAGACATGTCAAGATCAAGCCCATCCAAGGAAGTTTGAAGGTGGTGGACCTTGCCTCAAAATTCGTGTCGGGGCTATAAAATGCCCCTAAGCACCCTTCAAACCAAAGGgggaatcatttttttttttttttgagttttgctCTCTGCTTGGTTTTTCTACAcatttttcccctctctcgaacacaaaaaacacccaaaaaaacacatcaaagcttcttgattcttctctcttcaccaaaaacacaaggtattgttcttatacCCAATCTTCTTCTTATTGATTCTACAtcttggatttggggtttaaggGTGTGGATATAGCTTTCTAGCTACTACCCATACCCCtaaccttctaaatcttttCCTAgcatttattttgcttttttgcCTTAATAACTTGATTTATCGCTCTCTCGCAcgtttcttgctttatttgtgtttctagCTTAAATCTCTTTGCCTTTATGCTTTTTGCCATGTTTCATGCTTAGACCTACATCCT
Protein-coding regions in this window:
- the LOC115953886 gene encoding uncharacterized protein LOC115953886, with the translated sequence MLAKEDDDKNERVTYYLSKRFHDYETRYTPIEKSCFTLVWDIQKLRHIILPFQVWIVARMDPLKYLFEKPVLGGRLSRWLILLVEFDLKYMAIKTIKRSTVLDFCVENLIEGESGRKDFLDEAILDIELGAWKTYFDGVMNQYGIGIEVLLITPNASHVPLAIKLNFKATNNMAEYEDCIIRMETLQELGVKEAEVFGDLTLVIIQAQKL